One window of the Patescibacteria group bacterium genome contains the following:
- a CDS encoding queuosine precursor transporter, whose translation MIQLSEHSFKKLIIAMAVYLTSLFAANTLGLKIMPFIFGSHLSAAVFSFPIVFLTTDVIGEIYGKRVAKLFVLAGFVSTAIFIGFSFLSLAVPWSPDGEWAKAGYNQIFGISIRIAIASLAAFLIAEYQDVLSFFFFRDKLKIKLFWLRSILSNLWSQLLDSVIFMVIAFAGIYSTGTLISIIISWWLYKVVMGILYTPLSYIGLHLLRERKEEQSVK comes from the coding sequence ATGATTCAACTCAGCGAGCATTCTTTTAAAAAATTAATTATTGCGATGGCTGTTTACCTGACATCGCTATTTGCAGCAAATACACTCGGACTGAAAATAATGCCTTTTATTTTCGGTTCGCATCTCTCCGCGGCTGTTTTTTCTTTCCCGATCGTATTTTTGACCACGGATGTTATCGGAGAAATTTACGGCAAACGTGTTGCAAAGTTATTTGTACTGGCGGGTTTTGTCAGTACGGCAATATTTATTGGCTTTTCATTTTTATCACTGGCTGTACCCTGGTCTCCGGATGGTGAGTGGGCAAAAGCGGGCTATAATCAGATTTTCGGGATTTCGATCCGAATAGCCATCGCTTCACTCGCCGCTTTCTTAATCGCGGAATATCAGGATGTGCTGTCGTTCTTTTTCTTCCGTGATAAACTGAAAATTAAATTATTTTGGTTGCGTTCTATATTATCTAATCTTTGGTCACAACTGCTGGATTCGGTAATATTCATGGTGATTGCATTCGCAGGTATTTATTCTACCGGCACACTGATCAGCATTATTATTTCCTGGTGGTTGTACAAAGTTGTTATGGGTATCCTTTATACGCCGCTTTCGTATATTGGCTTACATTTATTGCGTGAGCGAAAAGAAGAGCAATCAGTTAAATAA
- a CDS encoding DsbA family protein: MKKGTKLTVSIIGIAVVAVIAILWSLPNDKVAYNNVESARPFRGNADARIVIQEYSDFQCPACQSGAKYMDSVLAKFSDQIRFEFKHFPLTTIHENAFNSALASECANDQGKFWELHDIMFDNQNNLKKDDLKNYASQIAGIDAASFSACLDNRAEKDIVNADIKNGNNLGVQGTPTFYINGKELENYTLLEQEIQREIL; encoded by the coding sequence ATGAAAAAAGGAACCAAGCTGACAGTGAGTATAATTGGTATAGCAGTTGTTGCAGTTATTGCTATACTCTGGTCACTACCAAACGATAAAGTAGCATACAATAATGTGGAATCAGCCAGGCCGTTTCGTGGTAACGCCGATGCCAGAATAGTTATACAGGAATACTCTGATTTCCAGTGTCCTGCCTGTCAGTCCGGGGCAAAATATATGGATTCAGTATTAGCAAAATTTAGTGATCAAATACGGTTTGAATTTAAACATTTTCCCTTAACAACCATTCATGAGAATGCATTTAATTCGGCTCTTGCATCAGAGTGTGCTAATGACCAGGGAAAATTTTGGGAATTGCATGATATCATGTTTGACAACCAGAATAACCTGAAAAAAGATGATCTGAAAAATTATGCAAGTCAGATTGCAGGAATTGATGCGGCATCTTTTAGTGCCTGTCTCGATAATCGGGCAGAAAAGGATATCGTAAATGCGGATATTAAAAACGGGAATAATCTTGGTGTTCAAGGAACGCCGACATTCTATATCAACGGTAAAGAGCTGGAAAACTACACTCTGCTGGAGCAGGAAATTCAGAGAGAGATTTTATAG
- a CDS encoding ComEC/Rec2 family competence protein, whose product MIKKISLITLSIGVVLFLAIYIFGKNNSELKIYFLDVGQGDAILIRTPENQDILIDGGPGNMVVNEIGKFLPFYDRDIELMILTHAHSDHVSGLVEVLKRYEVDQVLFSGDVIHNAPDYLAWLDIILEKSIPLKVATCCETYKLGDQLELQILYPFEDYSGKEPEDLNESSVVSRLVYKDREFLFTGDAPIEVEEKLIEKMIHIESDILKVGHHGSKYSSGELFLDAVSPDYAVIQSGEGNSFGHPHFKSINNLQKLNIEIIRNDQCGTITMETDGIDLELSSERCDL is encoded by the coding sequence ATGATCAAAAAAATCAGTTTAATAACACTATCCATCGGGGTAGTGTTATTTTTGGCAATTTATATTTTTGGTAAAAATAATTCAGAGCTGAAAATATATTTTCTGGATGTCGGTCAAGGGGATGCCATCCTGATTCGTACGCCGGAAAATCAGGATATTTTAATTGATGGCGGGCCGGGCAATATGGTTGTAAATGAAATAGGCAAATTCTTGCCGTTTTATGACCGTGATATTGAACTGATGATTCTGACGCACGCTCATTCCGATCATGTTTCCGGGCTAGTGGAAGTGCTTAAACGCTACGAGGTCGATCAAGTGCTTTTTTCCGGGGACGTTATACATAATGCGCCAGATTATTTAGCATGGCTTGATATTATTTTAGAAAAATCAATTCCGCTAAAAGTTGCAACCTGTTGTGAAACATATAAATTGGGTGATCAGCTGGAATTACAAATCCTTTATCCCTTCGAAGATTATTCCGGGAAAGAGCCTGAGGATCTTAATGAAAGCTCTGTTGTATCCCGTCTGGTGTATAAAGATAGAGAGTTTCTGTTTACTGGTGATGCGCCGATTGAGGTGGAGGAAAAGCTGATTGAAAAAATGATACATATTGAATCGGATATTTTGAAAGTTGGGCATCATGGCAGTAAATATTCCTCCGGTGAACTATTTTTGGATGCTGTAAGTCCTGACTATGCGGTTATTCAATCCGGGGAGGGAAATAGTTTCGGTCATCCGCATTTTAAATCAATTAATAATCTGCAAAAACTTAATATAGAAATAATTCGAAATGACCAGTGCGGGACAATTACTATGGAGACCGATGGTATTGATCTGGAACTAAGCAGCGAAAGGTGTGATTTATGA
- a CDS encoding metal-dependent hydrolase, whose translation MKGSTHAVIGANTVWVLALFSGFSWNPFLILMGALGGLLPDLDASDSKIKHLEVGYGKGKNRIALKPFYLISWIVSSIFKHRGAFHSILAVILVGWGSFFLFLFLSQWVEILGHEFWLVLTLGYASHIIADGMTHHGVPLLWPWKWNFHMLPKPLRVRTGGITERILYVVLLLTLALFVINSYSFIQI comes from the coding sequence ATGAAAGGATCAACACACGCCGTTATCGGCGCAAATACTGTCTGGGTGCTGGCATTGTTTTCCGGTTTTTCCTGGAACCCTTTTTTAATTTTAATGGGGGCCCTGGGTGGTTTACTACCTGATTTGGACGCGTCTGATTCCAAAATTAAACACTTGGAAGTCGGTTACGGAAAAGGAAAAAATCGAATCGCGCTGAAACCTTTTTATTTGATCAGCTGGATTGTGTCATCCATTTTTAAACATAGGGGAGCTTTCCATTCCATACTGGCTGTGATCTTGGTGGGGTGGGGAAGTTTTTTCCTGTTTTTGTTTTTGAGTCAGTGGGTAGAAATTCTCGGCCACGAGTTTTGGTTAGTATTAACCTTGGGTTATGCGAGTCATATCATTGCTGACGGCATGACTCATCATGGCGTTCCTCTACTTTGGCCCTGGAAGTGGAATTTTCACATGTTGCCCAAACCGCTTAGGGTTAGAACGGGAGGAATCACTGAGAGGATTCTATATGTTGTATTATTGCTTACCCTGGCATTATTTGTCATCAATAGTTATTCATTTATTCAAATATGA
- a CDS encoding CoA-binding protein, with product MKKSVAIIGASQDRSKYGNKAVRAYLNQGWKVFPVNPTEKMIEGLKVYGSILEIKKNIDRVSIYLPPFIGMGIIEDVAKKEPKEVFFNPGSESDELIIKAKKLGIDPLLACSIVDIDVQPDTL from the coding sequence ATGAAAAAAAGTGTAGCGATTATTGGTGCGTCACAAGACCGGTCAAAATATGGCAACAAGGCGGTCCGGGCATATCTCAATCAAGGATGGAAAGTTTTTCCAGTCAACCCGACCGAAAAAATGATTGAGGGATTAAAGGTTTATGGCTCAATATTGGAGATTAAAAAAAATATTGATCGTGTAAGCATTTATCTGCCCCCGTTTATTGGTATGGGAATTATTGAGGACGTTGCTAAAAAAGAACCTAAGGAAGTATTTTTTAATCCCGGGTCTGAAAGTGATGAGTTGATTATCAAAGCAAAAAAACTGGGAATTGACCCGTTATTAGCCTGTAGTATCGTTGATATTGATGTGCAGCCGGATACGCTCTGA
- a CDS encoding transposase: protein MKRYNIPGYVHFVTTRTYNSVPYFGDDVCCQILLDVINRLRYELKFHLVGFVFIPNHVHLLLKLWIGSNLFEPEANEFASTRGNISYVVQRIKGTSAREIDRYLKRTGNVWQKSFYDFNIYSERKFIEKLDYIHNNPVKHGYVQNPEDWKYSSWHNYYQDDDSIMIIDKID from the coding sequence ATGAAGCGTTATAATATTCCAGGGTATGTGCATTTTGTGACCACGAGAACATATAACAGTGTCCCGTATTTTGGTGATGATGTTTGCTGTCAGATTTTGTTGGATGTTATCAATCGATTGAGATATGAATTAAAATTCCATCTGGTTGGGTTCGTATTTATTCCGAATCATGTGCATTTATTGCTAAAACTTTGGATAGGTTCGAATTTATTCGAACCGGAAGCGAATGAATTCGCTTCTACCCGTGGTAATATATCTTACGTTGTTCAACGAATAAAAGGGACAAGCGCCAGAGAAATAGATAGGTATCTTAAAAGAACAGGGAATGTTTGGCAAAAAAGCTTTTACGACTTCAACATCTATTCAGAAAGAAAATTTATCGAAAAACTGGACTATATTCATAACAACCCGGTCAAGCACGGGTATGTGCAAAATCCGGAGGATTGGAAATATTCTTCATGGCATAATTACTACCAGGACGATGATTCAATAATGATAATTGATAAAATTGATTGA
- a CDS encoding FG-GAP-like repeat-containing protein, with translation MYISQKRILLAFSALLFIISLITPGSVNAAYGDTTTYVGKIYDGDGGSAVNAYFDFPEDITVDSSGNFYIADTYNNVIRKINTSNIVSTVAGTGSYGDVIGSKSVAEFALPRGVAVDGSGNVYVADTGNNKIKKISAGGSVTTLVSADLSNPEGVSVYGSTLYIADTGNNALKKVSTSGGTVTTLTSGLSSPKKMAINSSGSVIYVASSGDYKVVSVGASSGTITTIAGSGTPGYKEGVGSDAQFENIWGVALADDNTLFVSDGDGYTDLIREINLTTKTTSAFAEDTNMASINYPSGLVSYGDYIYVSNMGIGTIEKFNNISGDAERGASVTFAGKERFGNKNGSSSAALFGRPYDMVLSADRKYIYVAENNKIRKITVATGAVSHVIGSSVDNYREGTDNNPAVRFSAIQGITINSDGTALYVADRWNNRIRKVDLTASPFESSLISGAGLINTTGTDDNGYQEGTKCVGEYELDVDGCAYFKSPSGIVISPDNAYLYVTDSGNNRIRKVRISNGQTSLIAGSGVEGFADGTGASAKFNRPFGITIDSDGKNLYVADTNNHRIRKIVITTGVVSTVAGSGNAGYVDAIGTKAVFSYPEYVKWAPDGNLYVTEVGSHRIRVINTSTGVTKLVAGSGNRGFKNGDKSLAEFNNLKGVAVDLIGKRLYVADSWNDLIRSVDITGDAPFTNPAPQISASYPDVQEIAGSTSETKMILVSGSNFRHGATVAFGEHNANAAYIQSSGKIAVEIPFGNMAGGYYDISVTNTDGQVGILERGFAISVGGEIPKIEHTIDGPVPFTGDRPVVAGGGFFTHDEAYRGGFFSASADLSGDSRAEIVVGAGEGFGPQVKIFDADGNLLASFFAYATHLRSGVRVAIGDVDGNGTKEIITAPGPGGRPHIRIFNSDGTLYDTGFFALDGLFKGGAFIAGGDVNGDGKDEIVVTAGPGGGAQVTVHNAKGTILANFFAYDKNTFRYGIMPITLDFDNDGRFEILTGPVTGAPHIQMFSIQPNLVKKLNPGFYAFSPNYRGGVSLTGGDVDGDGKDEIIVGVGSGAVPIVRVFNKTATEILKEFLVYSESFQSGVNISSGDTDADGRDELLVLPRDDGGPNLRIIDAD, from the coding sequence ATGTATATAAGCCAAAAACGCATACTTTTAGCCTTTTCCGCGCTATTATTCATAATATCCCTCATAACACCCGGTTCAGTTAATGCGGCATATGGAGATACTACTACGTATGTCGGAAAGATATACGATGGTGACGGGGGTTCGGCGGTCAACGCCTACTTTGATTTTCCGGAAGATATTACTGTGGATTCATCCGGTAATTTTTATATTGCCGATACGTATAACAACGTAATCAGAAAAATAAACACATCTAACATTGTATCAACAGTTGCCGGCACCGGATCTTATGGTGACGTAATCGGTTCAAAATCAGTAGCCGAATTTGCTCTGCCACGCGGAGTAGCAGTGGATGGTTCCGGTAATGTCTATGTTGCTGACACGGGTAACAATAAAATAAAGAAAATTTCTGCCGGCGGATCGGTGACTACGCTGGTCAGTGCTGATCTAAGTAACCCTGAGGGCGTTTCTGTATACGGGAGTACACTTTATATTGCCGATACGGGAAATAATGCGCTGAAAAAAGTTTCAACATCCGGCGGTACAGTAACAACATTAACATCCGGATTAAGCAGTCCAAAAAAAATGGCGATCAATTCATCCGGATCTGTCATTTATGTTGCAAGCAGCGGTGATTATAAAGTTGTCAGTGTCGGAGCGTCAAGCGGAACCATAACGACAATCGCCGGGTCAGGCACGCCAGGGTACAAGGAGGGTGTCGGATCTGACGCTCAGTTTGAAAATATTTGGGGTGTCGCGCTTGCTGATGATAACACGTTGTTTGTTTCGGATGGTGACGGGTATACGGATCTGATTAGAGAAATTAATCTGACAACAAAAACCACCTCGGCATTTGCCGAGGATACGAACATGGCTTCAATCAATTATCCTTCAGGGCTGGTTTCTTATGGAGATTATATTTATGTTTCAAATATGGGGATCGGTACGATTGAAAAATTCAATAATATTTCGGGTGATGCGGAAAGAGGAGCCAGTGTTACATTCGCTGGGAAAGAACGTTTTGGCAATAAAAACGGATCATCATCCGCCGCATTATTCGGCAGACCTTACGACATGGTTTTATCCGCTGACCGAAAATATATTTATGTGGCGGAGAATAATAAAATAAGGAAGATAACTGTGGCAACTGGCGCAGTCTCCCATGTAATCGGGAGTAGCGTTGATAATTACCGTGAGGGCACAGATAACAACCCGGCTGTCAGATTCAGCGCCATCCAGGGGATCACAATCAATTCCGATGGAACTGCATTATACGTGGCCGACCGGTGGAATAACCGGATTAGGAAGGTTGATCTTACGGCTTCTCCTTTTGAGTCATCATTAATCTCAGGAGCCGGTTTAATCAATACGACCGGTACAGATGATAACGGATATCAGGAAGGAACTAAATGTGTCGGGGAATATGAATTGGATGTTGACGGTTGCGCTTACTTCAAAAGCCCGTCGGGAATTGTTATTTCTCCGGACAATGCATATTTGTATGTTACAGACAGCGGGAACAACAGAATAAGAAAAGTCCGCATCTCGAACGGTCAGACCAGTTTAATCGCTGGATCCGGTGTGGAAGGATTTGCGGACGGCACCGGAGCGTCGGCGAAGTTTAACAGGCCATTCGGCATTACTATTGATTCAGACGGCAAGAACCTTTATGTTGCGGACACCAATAACCATCGCATCAGAAAAATAGTAATTACAACCGGTGTGGTATCAACGGTGGCTGGATCCGGAAATGCCGGCTACGTGGATGCAATCGGAACAAAGGCAGTATTCTCTTATCCGGAATATGTGAAATGGGCTCCGGACGGCAATCTATATGTAACAGAGGTTGGCTCGCATCGCATACGGGTTATCAATACAAGCACGGGAGTAACAAAGCTGGTCGCGGGATCAGGCAATAGAGGTTTTAAAAATGGCGACAAGAGCCTGGCTGAGTTTAATAATCTTAAAGGGGTGGCGGTTGATCTGATCGGCAAACGTCTATATGTGGCTGATTCATGGAATGATCTGATTCGTTCTGTTGATATAACAGGAGATGCGCCATTCACAAATCCCGCACCACAAATCTCCGCGTCTTACCCGGATGTTCAGGAAATAGCTGGAAGCACGTCCGAAACCAAAATGATTCTTGTTTCTGGCAGTAATTTCCGCCATGGAGCGACGGTTGCTTTTGGCGAACATAATGCCAACGCGGCGTATATCCAATCCAGCGGAAAAATAGCGGTTGAAATTCCTTTTGGCAATATGGCAGGGGGGTATTATGACATTAGTGTAACAAATACAGACGGACAGGTAGGGATTCTGGAGCGGGGATTTGCCATATCAGTGGGAGGGGAAATACCGAAAATCGAGCATACAATTGACGGACCGGTTCCATTTACCGGTGACCGGCCGGTTGTAGCTGGTGGAGGATTTTTTACCCATGATGAAGCGTATCGGGGCGGTTTCTTTTCCGCATCAGCTGATTTGAGCGGTGATAGCAGAGCGGAAATTGTTGTTGGTGCGGGGGAGGGTTTTGGACCACAAGTGAAAATATTTGACGCTGATGGAAATCTTCTGGCATCTTTCTTCGCGTATGCTACTCATCTGCGTTCCGGTGTCAGGGTGGCGATCGGGGATGTTGACGGCAATGGTACAAAAGAAATTATCACAGCCCCGGGACCAGGCGGGAGACCGCATATTAGAATTTTTAATTCTGATGGTACTTTATATGACACTGGGTTCTTTGCTCTGGACGGGTTGTTTAAGGGTGGTGCATTTATTGCCGGAGGGGACGTCAACGGAGATGGTAAAGATGAGATTGTAGTTACGGCCGGTCCGGGCGGTGGAGCACAAGTAACAGTGCATAATGCAAAAGGTACAATTCTGGCAAATTTCTTTGCCTATGACAAAAATACGTTCAGATACGGGATAATGCCCATTACCCTGGATTTCGATAATGATGGCCGCTTCGAGATTCTTACCGGGCCGGTTACAGGCGCACCGCATATTCAAATGTTTAGCATCCAGCCTAATCTGGTAAAAAAATTAAATCCGGGGTTCTACGCCTTTAGTCCGAATTATCGAGGTGGTGTTTCACTGACCGGCGGTGATGTTGACGGAGACGGCAAGGACGAGATTATCGTAGGTGTGGGTTCCGGCGCTGTACCGATTGTCCGTGTATTCAATAAAACTGCAACCGAAATACTGAAGGAATTTCTGGTCTATAGTGAGAGTTTCCAAAGTGGTGTTAATATCAGTTCCGGTGATACGGATGCCGACGGACGGGATGAACTGCTTGTTTTACCCCGGGATGACGGCGGACCTAACTTAAGAATAATTGACGCGGATTAA
- a CDS encoding DsbA family protein: protein MEEELSPSAIIPTPAPKKKRWFKRWWGITIIVFILLTIVFAAVLIFQIYALINNPENEVSDLKVYDVSADNDPYLGSPDAKVKIIAFEDFECPFCGEAFSIIRELTSTYGDQIQFVFRDFPIVENHPNAPKAHEAAECANAQGKFWQMHDKLYQNQENLSVADLKQFAIGIGLDAKSFDTCLDSGRFAAEIEKDRTDGIAVDVRGTPTWFLNGYRIEGVVPLEDFKALIDLLLAN, encoded by the coding sequence GTGGAAGAAGAACTAAGTCCGAGCGCGATTATACCGACGCCGGCACCAAAAAAGAAAAGATGGTTTAAGAGGTGGTGGGGAATTACAATAATTGTATTTATTTTACTGACAATCGTATTTGCTGCGGTGTTAATATTCCAGATATATGCATTAATTAACAATCCTGAAAATGAAGTAAGTGATTTAAAGGTTTATGATGTCAGCGCTGATAATGACCCGTATTTAGGTTCGCCGGATGCAAAAGTTAAAATTATCGCTTTTGAGGATTTTGAATGCCCATTCTGCGGTGAAGCATTCTCCATAATCAGAGAACTGACATCAACTTATGGTGATCAGATCCAATTTGTTTTTCGTGACTTTCCTATTGTCGAAAACCATCCGAATGCGCCGAAAGCACATGAAGCGGCTGAATGCGCGAACGCACAAGGTAAATTCTGGCAGATGCATGATAAGCTGTATCAGAATCAGGAAAATCTATCCGTCGCTGATTTAAAACAATTTGCCATAGGAATCGGACTTGATGCAAAGTCATTTGATACATGTTTAGACAGCGGCCGTTTTGCAGCTGAAATAGAAAAAGACAGAACCGACGGTATCGCGGTTGACGTCAGGGGTACTCCAACCTGGTTTTTAAACGGTTATCGTATCGAAGGTGTAGTTCCGCTGGAAGACTTTAAGGCGTTAATAGATCTGTTACTAGCTAATTAA
- a CDS encoding class II fructose-bisphosphate aldolase — protein sequence MSETLQTDNQKFDVDTLVKDLVMTDSIDEKQKITSDIFKIAKSKGIYLSSINDLYRAYGEGKCSGFTVPAINLRSLTYYLAKSVFRVAKNNNTGSFIFELAKSEMGYSHQTPVEYVGVILAAAIKEEYSGPVFIQGDHFQAKLENFIADRENEIQSLKSIIDDSVAAGFMNIDIDSSTLVNLDRESIVEQQRDNFEICAILTKYIRDIQPEGVNISIGGEIGEVGKKNSTAEELKVFMEGYNEALGSDREGISKISIQTGTSHGGVVLPDGSIAQVKVDFATHKELSVFAREKYNLGGTVQHGASTLPDSAFHNLPENECLEVHLATNFQNMIYDSAIFPSELRDKMYKWIWDNMSDEKKEDQTDDQFIYKSRKKPLGIFKKEIMNLPEAVKEGIAKEIEEKFDFLFKQLKVNDTKDIVNEFIKPNNFEFNFKPSESKLDGEGAD from the coding sequence CTGATAATCAGAAGTTCGACGTAGATACTTTGGTTAAAGATTTGGTTATGACCGACAGTATCGATGAGAAGCAGAAGATTACTTCTGATATTTTCAAGATAGCAAAGTCAAAAGGAATTTATTTAAGCTCAATTAATGATCTGTATAGAGCATACGGAGAGGGGAAATGTTCCGGGTTTACTGTTCCGGCAATTAATTTAAGAAGCCTGACGTATTATCTGGCGAAATCGGTTTTTCGAGTGGCAAAAAATAATAATACCGGATCATTTATTTTTGAGCTTGCGAAATCTGAAATGGGTTATTCGCATCAAACGCCCGTTGAATATGTTGGAGTAATCCTGGCAGCTGCAATAAAAGAAGAATATTCCGGACCGGTATTCATCCAGGGAGACCACTTTCAGGCAAAACTCGAAAATTTTATTGCCGACAGAGAAAACGAGATACAGTCATTAAAAAGCATTATCGATGATTCTGTTGCCGCCGGTTTTATGAATATTGATATCGATTCGTCTACACTTGTAAATCTTGATAGAGAAAGCATCGTTGAACAACAGCGCGATAATTTTGAAATCTGCGCAATATTAACAAAATATATCCGAGATATTCAGCCGGAAGGGGTTAATATATCCATTGGCGGGGAGATCGGCGAGGTTGGAAAAAAGAACAGTACAGCGGAAGAGCTAAAAGTATTTATGGAAGGGTATAACGAAGCATTAGGATCTGATCGGGAAGGTATCAGTAAAATCAGCATTCAAACCGGCACTTCGCATGGTGGTGTCGTTTTGCCGGACGGTTCGATTGCGCAGGTAAAGGTGGATTTTGCCACGCATAAAGAGCTGTCGGTATTCGCCCGGGAAAAATACAATTTAGGCGGTACCGTACAGCACGGCGCATCCACACTGCCCGATTCAGCGTTTCACAATTTGCCGGAGAATGAATGTTTGGAGGTTCATTTGGCCACGAATTTTCAGAATATGATATACGATAGTGCAATTTTCCCCAGTGAACTAAGGGATAAAATGTATAAATGGATTTGGGATAATATGTCCGATGAAAAAAAGGAAGATCAAACGGATGATCAGTTCATTTATAAATCCAGAAAAAAGCCCCTGGGAATATTCAAAAAAGAAATCATGAACTTACCGGAAGCAGTGAAAGAGGGTATTGCAAAAGAAATTGAAGAAAAGTTTGATTTTCTGTTCAAACAGTTAAAAGTAAATGATACAAAGGATATTGTAAATGAATTCATCAAACCGAATAATTTTGAATTCAATTTCAAGCCGTCAGAATCAAAATTAGACGGCGAGGGTGCCGATTAA
- a CDS encoding thioredoxin domain-containing protein yields the protein MSEQETKGFFGNMSPKASFVFGLTVGVAIISIVGFITVLTMSGDGDKVATNKNTNTNTNTAVANTNTAAAAAPVDIKLTAITDTDHIRGDKNASVTLVEFSDFECPYCSRVAPTLDALLDKYEGDIRLVYKHFPLTSIHPQAVPAAEAAECANDQGKFWEYHDALYADQSKLAEGYYSELAVTLGLNKAQFDECFDSRKYQDKVTAQSVEAQAAGGKGTPYTVMIDADGNTTPLSGAIPQANFEAAIDQALAN from the coding sequence ATGAGTGAGCAAGAAACAAAAGGATTTTTTGGCAACATGTCTCCAAAGGCAAGTTTTGTTTTTGGTTTGACGGTTGGTGTCGCGATTATCAGCATTGTCGGTTTTATAACAGTATTAACAATGTCCGGCGATGGAGACAAAGTAGCAACCAATAAGAATACAAACACAAATACCAATACTGCAGTAGCAAATACAAATACAGCGGCAGCTGCAGCGCCGGTTGATATTAAGTTGACTGCAATAACAGATACCGACCACATTCGTGGTGATAAAAATGCGTCAGTTACTTTAGTGGAATTTTCAGATTTTGAATGTCCTTATTGTTCAAGAGTAGCTCCGACTTTGGATGCGCTACTTGATAAGTATGAAGGTGATATCCGACTGGTCTACAAACATTTTCCGTTAACTTCAATCCATCCGCAGGCAGTACCGGCGGCAGAAGCAGCAGAATGTGCAAATGACCAGGGTAAGTTCTGGGAATACCACGATGCACTTTACGCAGATCAGTCAAAGTTAGCTGAAGGATATTATTCGGAACTGGCAGTGACACTGGGATTAAATAAAGCTCAATTTGATGAATGTTTTGATTCACGAAAATATCAAGACAAGGTTACTGCGCAATCTGTAGAAGCACAGGCAGCCGGCGGAAAGGGTACGCCTTATACGGTCATGATTGACGCTGATGGAAATACAACACCTTTGAGTGGTGCCATACCTCAGGCAAATTTTGAAGCTGCCATTGATCAGGCGTTGGCTAACTAA
- a CDS encoding prolipoprotein diacylglyceryl transferase, which yields MIPYFQVTSIEIGPITLQAWGTMLALAFAVGIYFSAGELKKRGGDPEKIIDASFWVIISAILGARFFYVLGNLDLFRENWLSVFKLWEGGATLIGGVFGAILAFLIYTRKKKFSFWELAEPVVFILPLSIFIGRIGCFLIHDHMGKITSVPWGMEYVDGTIRHETTIYNALSMLLLFILFLILKKYPWSRKEGFFTTILLFWYGISRFIADFFRADDLPMSDARWYGLTPNQYIAIVMIAVSLYLYNHYQTINLKKT from the coding sequence ATGATTCCATATTTTCAGGTTACCAGTATAGAAATCGGACCAATTACTTTGCAAGCATGGGGGACCATGCTTGCTTTGGCATTTGCCGTCGGGATATATTTTTCGGCTGGTGAACTGAAAAAAAGAGGTGGCGATCCGGAAAAGATTATTGACGCAAGCTTTTGGGTAATCATCTCTGCAATCTTGGGCGCAAGATTCTTCTATGTTTTAGGAAATCTGGATTTATTCCGTGAAAATTGGCTCTCAGTTTTCAAATTATGGGAGGGTGGCGCGACGCTGATCGGCGGTGTATTCGGTGCTATATTAGCGTTTCTGATTTATACTAGAAAGAAGAAATTTAGTTTTTGGGAGCTAGCGGAACCGGTTGTATTTATTCTCCCGCTTAGCATCTTCATAGGCAGAATCGGGTGCTTTCTGATCCATGACCATATGGGAAAGATAACCAGCGTGCCCTGGGGTATGGAGTATGTGGATGGGACAATCCGGCACGAAACAACAATATACAATGCTCTGAGCATGTTGTTGCTTTTTATTCTGTTCTTAATTCTAAAAAAATATCCTTGGTCAAGAAAAGAAGGATTCTTTACTACGATACTTTTGTTTTGGTATGGGATTAGCAGATTTATAGCGGATTTTTTCCGCGCGGATGATCTGCCAATGTCAGATGCTCGTTGGTATGGATTAACACCTAATCAATACATAGCTATTGTCATGATTGCTGTTAGCCTGTATCTTTATAATCACTATCAAACCATTAATTTAAAAAAAACATGA